A stretch of DNA from Dehalobacterium formicoaceticum:
TCAAGCGTATTGATGTACGTCGTTCCATCCGGGCCGGAATCAAATACGGGGGTACGCTTTTGGATCTGAAGTATCGGCAGAAGAAGGTGCAGAAACCCGAGATTCTGCTTTTGTGTGATGTTTCCGGTTCGATGATTAAGTATTCCCAGTTTACCCTCCAGTTCATGAGCGGACTGGCGGAGGTTTTACCCCGCATGCAGGCCTTTGCTTTTGCCGAATCACTGGAAAAAATCGATTTAATGAATTTTTCCATGGAAGGATTGGCTCAAAGTGACCGCTGGGGCGAGGGTACGAATCTTAATATTTCTTTGCAGCAGCTGCTGAAAAATCATCACGGACTGCTTAAACCCCAAACCGTTTTCATCGTCCTAAGCGATACGAAAACAATGGAACCGGATGCGGCGCTCCGGCAGCTGCAATTCGTCAAAAGGAAGATTAAAGAGGTCATCTGGCTCAATCCCTTACCCGGCAATCAATGGTCCAAATATTCTACGGTGAAGCTTTTTCAACAACAGGCGGCCATGTGGGAGTGCAGTTCATTGGCCCATTTATCAAATGCTTTACGCTATCAACTGGGATGACCAGGAGTTATTTTTCAATTTAAATTTTAGAGAGGAAATTTATTATGCCAAAGTATAGTTTTCAATGTAAAAAATGTGGAGAGAATTTTTCTGTCAATGTTCCCTGGGAAGAAAAAGAAAAGGCAGTTTGTCCCCAATGCGGGAGTCTGGATAAAAGCTCTGATTATAGCTCGGTAGGTCTGATGACAGGGGCAGCTTGTCCTACGAGAAAGGCCGGAGGGGTGTGCCCGTCCAGCGGGTCGCCCTGAGGTGCGGTACATTAGAATTTTAGCAGGATGCTAAAATTTATGAGTTGACAGTTTTCCCCTGAGTATATATGATGGAACTTGATGTTATAATTTTTTGGGAGGGAATTTTTTATGGTAATGCAAGCAATCAGACGCAGTAAAAATAAGATGCGCGTACCTTTAATTATAATGGTGGCGATTTTGGCTTTTGGGTTGGTCGGCTCATTTGCGATCTGGAGTTCACCAAACCTAAACCTGAACAATGCCCAGGGCAAAGGAGAAGTTGATCCCCAAGCTATGGTCAATAGTCTGCAAACCAGCATCGACCAATTAGAGAAGGATTTAGCGAAGAATCCTCAGGATTTTACCACATTGAAAAATTTGGGTGAGGTCAGATCCCAACAGGGTGGGTTTTATCTCCAGCTGAATGATAAAGATAAAAGCAAGGAGGTTTTTGCCAAAGGATTAGATAATTATTTACTCGCCCTTGAGCATAAACCCCAGGAACTGAACAATCAAGGCCAGGCTGACCTGATGGTAGCTGCCGCTTACTGTGCTTCCAACGCCGAACAGGAAAATACGGCCGGTCCCTTATATCAAAAGGCGGTTCAATTGGCACCCCAGGATTTTAATGCCAGATCAAATTATGTGATTTACCAGGCCTTCTATCTCAGGGATATAGAAGGGGCCAAGAAAGAAATTACCGCTTACAAAGGACTTCTTCCGGAAGGGGATGGGCGGATCGCCCAAGCGGATCAATTGTCGGGTCTGATCGAATCCCTGGAACAGGGAAGCAAGACTGAAGGATCCGCAAAGTCCACTGAAAAAACAGATCAAGCCCCTGCAAAGGATACCACCCAGGGTCAGGATAAAGGGACCGGAGAAACAAAAAAATAACCACAAAAAAGCCTTGGTCACAGCACCAAGGCTTTTTTAAAATAAATTATAATCTGTGCTAACAGGGAGAGGGAATTTTTATGAATACAGCAATCGATCAAAAAAGTCTGATTTCCTGGAGAAGGTGGTTTCATTTACATCCGGAAACAACAGGGCAGGAAAAGGATACTGCAGCTTTTTTAGCACAGGAATTGGCCGCTTTGGGGCTGGCGGTGCGGGAAAATGTTTTTGGCTATGGTTTGGTGGCTGAATTAAAGGGAAAAAGAGCCGGGAAATGCCTTGCCCTAAGAGCTGATATGGATGCTCTGCCGGTGAAGGAAGAGACAGGCCTGGACTTTCAGTCCCGCTTCCCCGGAGTGATGCATGCCTGCGGCCATGATGCCCATATGGCAATTCTCTTGGGCACAGCGGCTCAATTGGCGGCTGATCCTCCCCCGGAGCAGGTGAAGTTTATTCTGCAGCCCAGTGAGGAAAAACCCCCCGGCGGCGCGAAATTTATGATCGAAGCCGGAGTTTTGCAAAACCCTGATGTAAATGCAGTTTTGGGGCTTCATGTTTCTCCTTTTTATCCTGTGGGGACCATCGCTATTAAGGAAGGGGTGCTGATGGCCATTGCCGATAATTTTGAACTGGTGATCAAAGGGAAAAGCGGCCATGGGGCGGCGCCTCATTTGACGGCGGATCCCATTACCATTAGCGCCCAGGTCATCCAGGGATTACAGCATGTGATCAGCCGCAGGGTGGATCCTGCCGAGCTCTCCCTAATATCCTTCGGGACAATCCACGGCGGCAGCACCCAGAATATTATTCCCGAGCGGGTAGTTCTGACGGGAACGGTGCGCAGCACCAATCGGCAGGTGCAGGAAAGAATAATTGATCTTATGCATCAAACCATCAAGGGAATTACTGATGCCTGGGGCGCTGCCTACGAGCTCCATTATTTATATGGCTATCCTCCTGTTATTAATCCCCCGGAAATCACCCGTTTGATCATGGATGTAGCAAAGGAACTCCCGGAATTAACATTAAAAGTGATGGAAAAACCAGTGTTGATTGGTGAGGATTTTGCCTATTACGGTCAGTCTGTTCCTGCCGGCTTTTTCTTTTTAGGATGCGGCAGCCAGGAAAAGACCGCCTCCCTTCATAACAGCTGTTTTGATATTGATGAAGCTTGCTTGCCTTTAGGAGTGAAGATCATGACCCGAGCAGTACGAAGGTTTTTGCAAGATTAATCTTTGAAAAGCAAATTTTATGATAATAAGTAAAAGACCGGCCATACCAAGCAACAACGCTTGAAAATGGCCGGTCTTTTTTATTATTTCTCTTCTTTTTCTGGGGTCATGTCCTGATCCTCTAAGATCTCCGCTTCCGTCTCATGTCTCCTTTGAGCCAGATTAGGCTTTAAAGATGGTTTTTTACGCCAACCGATCATCAGACTAAAAACGATGATCCCGGCGAGGGCGAACAACAGGATGGTGGTATAACTGATTTCCAAAAATTTCACCTCTTTTTGGTTCGTTGCACTTATTTTTCCTGGAGTTTAAAAAACTATTAGCTAAATGCAAAAAAACAATATTTTTTTTGCTTTAAAAGAAGGGAAATGTGGGGTGGATAGAGAATAAGGTGGAGTGAAGTGGGTAATTGTGGTGAAGAGTTAATCGAAACGAGGCCGGGAACATGTTCATGGGAGAATTCCAACATACGATTGATCCTAAAGGACGGTTATTTATTCCAGTCAAGTTTCGTGAAGACTTGGGTGAAACCTTCGTGGTTACCAAAGGACTGGATAACTGTCTTTTTGTCTATTCCCATAATGAATGGCAGCGTCTGGAAGCAAAATTAAAGGCCTTGCCCTTTACCAAAGCGGATGCCAGAGCATTCACCAGGCTTTTCTTTTCCGGCGCCATGGAATGTGGACTGGATAAACAGGGAAGAATATTACTCCCCGCTAATTTACGAGAATATGCCAAGTTGGATAAGGATGCAGTCATCATCGGTGTTTCCGCCCGGGTTGAAATCTGGAGCAAAGAACGTTGGGATCAGTACAACGAACAGGTGGGTGCGGAATATGAAAACCTGGCTGAAAAGTTAGTAGATTTTGATTTGGATCTATAGCGGGAAATATTATGACAGGTGGTTTGGTCGTGGAATTTTATCATATCCCCGTTTTATTGGAAGAGTGTATGGAAGGACTCAAGCTTACGAGTTCCGGCATCTATGTTGATTGCACCATGGGAGGAGCAGGCCATTCCCGGGAGATTTTGAAACGTACCTCCCCGGAAGGCAGGTTAATAGCTGTTGATCAGGATGAAACAGCAGTACTGGCCGGCCGGGAGCGTTTGAAGGAATACGGAGATCGGGTTACTGTTGTTCATGATAACTTTGGCAATATTAAAAACATTTTGAGAAAATTGCAGATTGACGCTGTGGATGGATTTCTCTTTGATGTGGGGGTATCCTCTTATCAGTTGGACAACCCGGAACGGGGTTTTTCCTATATGGAGGATGCACCTTTGGACATGAGAATGGACAAGGAGCATCAAAGATTAACCGCAGAGGAGCTCGTTAATTCCGCCAGTGTGGAGGAGCTCTCCCGCATTATTTTTACCTATGGAGAAGAAAGATGGGCGAAAAGAATCGCTCAATTTATCGGGGAATTTCGGCAGACCAATAGAATAACCTCGACCGGTGAATTGGTCGCCATCATTAAGAAAGCGATTCCGGCAGGTGCCCGAAAAGAAGGTCCCCACCCCGCCAAAAGGACCTTTCAGGCACTGCGGATTGCCATAAATAACGAATTGGAAATCTTAGAATCGGTAGTAGCAGATGCTACCATTTTTTTGAGACCTGGGGGAAGGATCTGTGTCATCACATTCCATTCCCTGGAAGATAGGATCATCAAGAAAGAGTTTCAAAAGCTTACCGGGGCGTGTACCTGTCCCCCCGGTATGCCTATGTGTGTTTGTGGTCACGAAAGGCTGCTGAAAATCATCACCAGAAAGCCGATCTTACCATCTGAAAAAGAAATTAATGAAAATCCCAGAGCCAGAAGTGCAAAATTAAGGATCGCAGAAAGGGTTCTAAATGATCGTAAGGAGGAATAAGTTTTGTTAGAGGCAAGGCAAATTTCCGAGGATTATATTTATGAGCAGGAGCCGGTAATCACCCGTAAGGTGATCAGACGCAAGGCCAAATCCCGGAAAGCCGGCGTCATGCTCGCAAAAATAATCGTTGTAGGAAGTGTACTTCTGGCTGTGGTGACCGGTTTAATGCTTACTGCGACCCATGCTCAAATCACTTATCGGAATAGTAACATTATCCAGATAAAAAATGAAATTTCCGACTTGCAAAATGCCAACGAAAGGTTAAAATTAGAAATAGCGCGCAAGAAATCTCTGGATCGCATTGAGAGTATCGCAACCAAGGAGTTGGGTATGATTCAGCCGGGCATTAATGACATCAAGTATGTTGCCTTTGACAAGGCTGCAGAGGGTACGAAAGATGCTGCCGCGCCAAAAAAGGAGAGCAGGTCGGTTGTGGAATCCGCTTCAAATGCGAAAGTACATCCCATTGTCTTAACTATAAACAAAATGATTAATCAGTATGCCTATGATTTATAAAAAATTTACCCCTGAGGAGTGAGGGGCACTGTGCAAACTACTACTATATTAATGAGACGAAGGATAGCATATCTCTTTTTTGGAGTAATCGCTGCCTTCTTTCTTTTGTCAGTCCGTTTAGCTTACCTGCAATTTGTGACAGGAGATGAGCTGCAATTAAAAGCAGAACAATTGCGCATGAGAGAAGTTCCCATCGCGGCGAAGCGTGGGACCATTTTTGATCGCAATATGAATAAACTAGCCATCAGTGTTAGCGCAGATTCGATTTATGCTCTTCCGCCGGAGGTTAAAGCTTCGGGCAAGGCTGAAGCAACTGCCAAACAACTGGCGCCGATCTTGGAAATGGAAGAAGCAAAGCTTCTGGAAAAAATTACGGCTGCCCGTTCATTTGAATGGCTGAAAAGAAAAATAGATTTTGAAAAGGCGCAAAAAATCCGGGAATTAGATTTACCGGGCATTAAGATTGTGGAAGAATCACAAAGATTTTATCCCAAGGATAACCTGGCCGCTCATGTCTTGGGCTTTTCCGGTGTCGATAATCAAGGCCTGGAAGGAATCGAAATTGTCCGGGATCAGGATTTAAAAGGTGTGCCCGGCAATATCTTAGTTGAGTATGACGCCCGGGGGAGGGAACTGCCTCATGCGGTACATAAATATAACCCCCCGTGGATGGGAAAAGTCTTGTGCTGACCATTGATGAAACTATTCAATATTTTGCGGAACGGGAATTGGATAAGGCCATGGCCGGACCATCCATGCCGAAAAGAGCAACGGTCATTGTGATGAAGCCAAAAACTGGGGAAATCTTAGCTCTGGCCAATCGCCCTGGATATGATTCCAACAAATATGGGGAGTTTGCATCGGAAAACTGGCGTAATGCTGCTGTTTCCAACACTTATGAACCGGGCTCCACCTTCAAAATCATTACTGCTGCGGCAGCTTTGGAAGAAGGCGTGGTGAAACCGGAGGATCGTTTTTATGATCCCGGTTATTATTCCGTAGGAGGCCATCGCATCAAATGTTGGCGATCCTATAATCCCCACGGCAGTCAGTCCTTCACAGAGGTAATGGAGAATTCCTGTAACCCCGGCTTTGTGGAAGTGGGCTTAAAGATGGAAGATAAGGAAAAAGGCATTTTTTATAAATATATCAATGCCTTTGGTTTTGGTGGAAAAACAGGGGTTGAGCTGCCCGGTGAGGCCAATGGGATTATGATTAAGGAAGAAAACTTAAAGCCCATCAATATTGGAACGATTTCTATTGGTCAAGGGATTGCCGTGACACCCATACAGCTGATCACCGCCGTGTCGGCGGTGGCTAATGGCGGCGTTCTTATGGAGCCGCAAATTGTACGTCAGGTGGTGGACGGAGACAACAATGTCCTGCAGGATTTCCAACCTAAAGAAATTCGCCGGGTAATATCAGAGCAAACGGCGGAAACAGAAAGGGAAATCTTAGAGAGCGTTGTTTCTAAGGGAACAGGAAGAAACGCCTATATTCCCGGATACCGGGTGGGTGGAAAAACGGGTACGGCCCAAAAAGCAGGTTCTGGCGGTTATCTGGCCGGGAAATACGTCGCTTCCTTTATTGGCATGGCTCCGGTCAATGATCCTGAAATTGTCTGCCTGGTCATTATGGATGAACCTCAAGGATATCCCAATCAAGGGGGTCAGATTGCAGCCCCTGTATTCAAAGCGGTTGTGGAGGATACCCTGAGATATTTGGGCGTGGTTTCCCAATATACCGTTGAGCAGGAGGAGAACAATAAGGCAGCAGGGCAAGAAAAGCAGGTTTCCGTGCCGGAAGTGATTAACCTAACACCGGAAGAAGCCGAGAAGGTTCTAAAAATCGAAGGCTTAAAGGCCAAGATCAAGGGTTCGGGAAAAGTTGTCACCAGCCAGACACCTGCCGGCATGGCCAAGGTTAAGGCCGGGAGTGAAGTCATCTTAAATCTAGGTGAAGGGGACTCCTCTCTCGTTCCGGGCGCGGTTACCGTACCGGATTTGACGGGGAAACGGGTCCGGGAGGTAGCAGAATTATTAGGTGCCATGGGGCTGAAACTGAATCCGGACGGCCATGGGCAAGTGGTGCGGCAAGAGCCCGTCCCGGGAACAAAAATTCAGACGGGTCAAGAGGTAAAGGTGTTTTTTGCGGAAGAAGAAACCCAGGAAACTCTGGGGCCGTGATGGATCGAATAGGAGTTGCCTTCTAAACAACTCCTATTTTGAATTTACCCGACTCTTTATACTTCAGTAAGTATAGTTTTCTTTAAACGGATTTGATTAACGGGCAGGAATGAGGGAAAGATATGGATAGAGGTGAGAGATATGTTGCTTTCGGCAATCGCAGAGCATCTGAATGGAGAATTAAAGGGGAAGGGCAATCCGGAAATAACCGGTATTTGCTACGACTCTCGTAAGGTCCAACCGGGCAATTTATTTGTTTGTCTCGCCGGAGTAAAAAGTGATGGCCATGACTTTGCGGCTAAGGCTCAGGAGCAAGGGGCCGCAGCTTTTTTGGTGATGCGTTTCCTGGATGCTTTATCTGAAGATATGATCCAAATCAGGGTGCCCGATACCAGGGTAGCCTTAGCCAAGGTTTCATCATTGTGGTACGGCTTCCCCGACCAAAAGCTTCAGGTGATTGGGATTACCGGTACCAATGGCAAAACCACCACCACCCACCTGCTTAAAGGCATTCTGGAGCAGGAAGGAAAAAAGGTCGGTCTGGTCGGAACGATCCATAATATGATTGGCAAGGAAATGCTTCCCTCCACCCACACCACGCCTGAATCATGGGAATTGACGGGACTTCTGGATCAAATGGCTGCTCAAGAAACGGAAGTAGTGGTGATGGAGGTTTCCTCCCATGCCTTAAAACAACACCGGGTGGCAGGCTGTGAATTTGATGTAGGGGTGTTTACCAATCTCACCCAGGATCATTTGGATTACCATCCCAGCTTTGATGATTATTTAGCGAGTAAACTGATGCTCTTTCAAAATTTGCATCAAGGGAAAAAAGGTACCGCCAAATACGCCGTGATTAATGGAGATGATCCCAAGGCTGAGGATTTTAAACGCGCCGCCCAGGTTCCGGTATGGACTTACGGGATTCGGGAGCAGGCGGACGTACAGGCAGAAGATATTAAGATTTCCCCCCGGGGCAGTACTTTCAATTTGAAAGTCCGGCAAGGTGCTTTTCCCATCAAAATTTCCCTGGTGGGCACCTTCAATGTCTATAATGTTCTGGCCGCCATTACTGTTGCCCTGTTAGAAGGAGTTTCTCTCGGCCATATTACAGCATATCTGGAAGATGCACCACAGGTGGCCGGACGCTTTGAACTGGTGGATGAGGGACAGCAATTCCCTGTGATTGTGGATTACGCTCACACCCCGGATGGTCTGGAGAATATTCTGTCTACAGCAAAGGAAATCACCCAGGGCAGACTGATTACCGTTTTTGGCTGCGGCGGTGATCGGGATCGGGGGAAAAGACCGATCATGGGGGAAATCTCCGGGAAATATAGCGACTTTTCCTTTGTCACCTCTGATAATCCCCGCACCGAAGATCCCATGGCTATTATGAAGGAGATTGAAACCGGGATTTCTGCCGTGACCTCCCGGTATAAAATGATTGAGGATCGGGGGACAGCCATTAAAGAAGCGATTCAAATGGCAGAAGCAGGTGATTTGGTAATCATTGCCGGAAAGGGACATGAAGATTACCAATTAGTACAAGGAAAAACCCTTCATTTTGACGACCGGGAAGTGGCCCGAGAGGTACTGCGACTAAAACGATAGCAAGGCGGTTTCTGTAATGAAGATAGCATTAATCTGTATTTTGACTTCTTTTATCATTGGGGCGGTGATCGGCCCCATCCTTATTCCCCTGCTCAGGACGCTGAAGTTTGGACAATTGGTCCGTAATGACGGGCCCAAAAGACATTTTAAAAAGGTGGGCACTCCTACCATGGGCGGTATCATCTTTATCCTGGCCATGGTTGGCACCCTGCTCATCTGGAGCGATTTGAGTCCTGAGGTGCTTCTTTGCGGGGGTATGGTTCTGGGTTTTGGCCTGATCGGCTTGTTAGACGATTTTATCAAGGTGGCGTTAAAAAGACCTTTGGGACTGCGCGCCCGGGAAAAGATTCTGGGGCAGCTTTTGTTGTCCGCTCTTCTCCTTTACACCGGGGTAGAGTTTTTTGGCAGGGGGACGGATTTGGTGGTGCCCTTGACCGGAACAAAGTGGGAACTGGGGTTTTGGTATTATGTGATTGGCGCCATTTTGGTGGTGGGCACGACCAATGCGGTCAATCTTACCGACGGATTGGATGGTTTGGCCGCAGGATGCAGCTTTTTCGTTTATTTAGGTTATTTGATCATCTGTCTTCTGGCGGTAAGCAGATCGCCTGTTTTAGGCATCAATTACCTGGAGTTATCCCTGTTTGCCGCGGCCATGTGCGGCGGCTGTCTCGCTTTTCTTATTTTTAATCGTTATCCGGCCAAGGTCTTTATGGGAGATACCGGGTCTCTGGCCTTGGGAGGGGGGATTGCCGCTTTGGCGATTCTTACCAAGACAGAATTGGTGCTGCCGGTTTTAGGCGGGATCTTTGTCATTGAAGCCTTATCGGTGATCCTTCAGGTCATCAGTTTCCGCCTGACAGGGAAGCGGATTTTCCGCATGAGTCCTTTGCACCATCATTTTGAATTGGTCGGCTGGCGGGAAACGAAGGTGGTTCGTGTTTTTTGGATGTTTACAATTTTATTTGTGCTGTTAGGTCTTTTTTTGGTAACGGTGTAAGGTAAAATCAGTGGAGGTTTTCGTGATGTGGGAGAAAAACGTAAACAATAAAAAAATTCTGGTGCTGGGCGGAGGGATCAGCGGTTGTGCTGTAGCCGGCTTTTTAAGTGACAAGGGTGCCCGGGTGACGCTGACAGACAGCAAATCCCGGGATGATTTGGAGAATGCTTTGACCCAACTCTTAAATAAGCCGATGGAATACATCCTGGGAGCTGAACCGGAGATTAAACCGGGGAGTTTTGATTATTCCGTGATCAGTCCGGGCATTCCCCTGGATACAC
This window harbors:
- a CDS encoding FmdB family zinc ribbon protein, encoding MPKYSFQCKKCGENFSVNVPWEEKEKAVCPQCGSLDKSSDYSSVGLMTGAACPTRKAGGVCPSSGSP
- a CDS encoding tetratricopeptide repeat protein — encoded protein: MVMQAIRRSKNKMRVPLIIMVAILAFGLVGSFAIWSSPNLNLNNAQGKGEVDPQAMVNSLQTSIDQLEKDLAKNPQDFTTLKNLGEVRSQQGGFYLQLNDKDKSKEVFAKGLDNYLLALEHKPQELNNQGQADLMVAAAYCASNAEQENTAGPLYQKAVQLAPQDFNARSNYVIYQAFYLRDIEGAKKEITAYKGLLPEGDGRIAQADQLSGLIESLEQGSKTEGSAKSTEKTDQAPAKDTTQGQDKGTGETKK
- a CDS encoding M20 metallopeptidase family protein, coding for MNTAIDQKSLISWRRWFHLHPETTGQEKDTAAFLAQELAALGLAVRENVFGYGLVAELKGKRAGKCLALRADMDALPVKEETGLDFQSRFPGVMHACGHDAHMAILLGTAAQLAADPPPEQVKFILQPSEEKPPGGAKFMIEAGVLQNPDVNAVLGLHVSPFYPVGTIAIKEGVLMAIADNFELVIKGKSGHGAAPHLTADPITISAQVIQGLQHVISRRVDPAELSLISFGTIHGGSTQNIIPERVVLTGTVRSTNRQVQERIIDLMHQTIKGITDAWGAAYELHYLYGYPPVINPPEITRLIMDVAKELPELTLKVMEKPVLIGEDFAYYGQSVPAGFFFLGCGSQEKTASLHNSCFDIDEACLPLGVKIMTRAVRRFLQD
- the mraZ gene encoding division/cell wall cluster transcriptional repressor MraZ, giving the protein MFMGEFQHTIDPKGRLFIPVKFREDLGETFVVTKGLDNCLFVYSHNEWQRLEAKLKALPFTKADARAFTRLFFSGAMECGLDKQGRILLPANLREYAKLDKDAVIIGVSARVEIWSKERWDQYNEQVGAEYENLAEKLVDFDLDL
- the rsmH gene encoding 16S rRNA (cytosine(1402)-N(4))-methyltransferase RsmH, with protein sequence MEFYHIPVLLEECMEGLKLTSSGIYVDCTMGGAGHSREILKRTSPEGRLIAVDQDETAVLAGRERLKEYGDRVTVVHDNFGNIKNILRKLQIDAVDGFLFDVGVSSYQLDNPERGFSYMEDAPLDMRMDKEHQRLTAEELVNSASVEELSRIIFTYGEERWAKRIAQFIGEFRQTNRITSTGELVAIIKKAIPAGARKEGPHPAKRTFQALRIAINNELEILESVVADATIFLRPGGRICVITFHSLEDRIIKKEFQKLTGACTCPPGMPMCVCGHERLLKIITRKPILPSEKEINENPRARSAKLRIAERVLNDRKEE
- the ftsL gene encoding cell division protein FtsL: MLEARQISEDYIYEQEPVITRKVIRRKAKSRKAGVMLAKIIVVGSVLLAVVTGLMLTATHAQITYRNSNIIQIKNEISDLQNANERLKLEIARKKSLDRIESIATKELGMIQPGINDIKYVAFDKAAEGTKDAAAPKKESRSVVESASNAKVHPIVLTINKMINQYAYDL
- a CDS encoding penicillin-binding transpeptidase domain-containing protein, translating into MLTIDETIQYFAERELDKAMAGPSMPKRATVIVMKPKTGEILALANRPGYDSNKYGEFASENWRNAAVSNTYEPGSTFKIITAAAALEEGVVKPEDRFYDPGYYSVGGHRIKCWRSYNPHGSQSFTEVMENSCNPGFVEVGLKMEDKEKGIFYKYINAFGFGGKTGVELPGEANGIMIKEENLKPINIGTISIGQGIAVTPIQLITAVSAVANGGVLMEPQIVRQVVDGDNNVLQDFQPKEIRRVISEQTAETEREILESVVSKGTGRNAYIPGYRVGGKTGTAQKAGSGGYLAGKYVASFIGMAPVNDPEIVCLVIMDEPQGYPNQGGQIAAPVFKAVVEDTLRYLGVVSQYTVEQEENNKAAGQEKQVSVPEVINLTPEEAEKVLKIEGLKAKIKGSGKVVTSQTPAGMAKVKAGSEVILNLGEGDSSLVPGAVTVPDLTGKRVREVAELLGAMGLKLNPDGHGQVVRQEPVPGTKIQTGQEVKVFFAEEETQETLGP
- a CDS encoding UDP-N-acetylmuramoyl-L-alanyl-D-glutamate--2,6-diaminopimelate ligase; this encodes MLLSAIAEHLNGELKGKGNPEITGICYDSRKVQPGNLFVCLAGVKSDGHDFAAKAQEQGAAAFLVMRFLDALSEDMIQIRVPDTRVALAKVSSLWYGFPDQKLQVIGITGTNGKTTTTHLLKGILEQEGKKVGLVGTIHNMIGKEMLPSTHTTPESWELTGLLDQMAAQETEVVVMEVSSHALKQHRVAGCEFDVGVFTNLTQDHLDYHPSFDDYLASKLMLFQNLHQGKKGTAKYAVINGDDPKAEDFKRAAQVPVWTYGIREQADVQAEDIKISPRGSTFNLKVRQGAFPIKISLVGTFNVYNVLAAITVALLEGVSLGHITAYLEDAPQVAGRFELVDEGQQFPVIVDYAHTPDGLENILSTAKEITQGRLITVFGCGGDRDRGKRPIMGEISGKYSDFSFVTSDNPRTEDPMAIMKEIETGISAVTSRYKMIEDRGTAIKEAIQMAEAGDLVIIAGKGHEDYQLVQGKTLHFDDREVAREVLRLKR
- the mraY gene encoding phospho-N-acetylmuramoyl-pentapeptide-transferase, translating into MKIALICILTSFIIGAVIGPILIPLLRTLKFGQLVRNDGPKRHFKKVGTPTMGGIIFILAMVGTLLIWSDLSPEVLLCGGMVLGFGLIGLLDDFIKVALKRPLGLRAREKILGQLLLSALLLYTGVEFFGRGTDLVVPLTGTKWELGFWYYVIGAILVVGTTNAVNLTDGLDGLAAGCSFFVYLGYLIICLLAVSRSPVLGINYLELSLFAAAMCGGCLAFLIFNRYPAKVFMGDTGSLALGGGIAALAILTKTELVLPVLGGIFVIEALSVILQVISFRLTGKRIFRMSPLHHHFELVGWRETKVVRVFWMFTILFVLLGLFLVTV